The Leptospira stimsonii genome window below encodes:
- a CDS encoding polymorphic toxin-type HINT domain-containing protein, protein MQKTGNTRFNDMLSTMTQNWDSWRSEFNEKQKKAEQAHIDNLAKTLKAKADWEKDALSNLKTQGNGFEIRGAYDQIQGILDSMTASMPTEVGATVNANTILNQVLQNRPAELDAALVQRGAYADVQFFVDQLQKTKIDDSTIKNFQDLRKEMDESSKKVVVLQTLDSLWSLPDSFQETINGANEALKKQIASQVANDEFIPMGDMFVRNVTGPTGETQTQVLPGYNAFLYSKPDRLPTLRDSNNRAWDLTDYNALTANGGPSTVELQSMVKLAREQMTQDFKKTYDPENTFNRETAAIAFDPTAQAKVFQSAQSALQRLFTDPQTALEFAAADDEGKAAMKQSALDSGYLVGPTEGGSFGDHHFSQFFAILKMKEKYNEIKSKGEALQKDPLYKGFEGVGGAGAAKFYVQNKSTINAIDSVLSTIPIVNRINPLALMKSVVNGGILGFVTNIASVVTETVSTVVSAIATAGTAVTIVSMDYSYDQGFGAKVDVGVGIGPARISYATIGYSEFGGFEASLGATGKIGPVEVGARVTYSEKNGFGASASAGVGPFTAGLNYSQQGGFSAAVGYKNSNGAVVGLGWSEKGGVSANIGMATKGGYEGGVSFNKDEGFGVYAAKNEFNKSGQLTGSKAITFNERDGVGVKLTSKDPSGANSSLGIDPHTSVAISQRGGVSVDYENANGFGGSVNVGWDGKYSGSVTQKYNAGMNARGVRSVSFDSDGNYSSSNKTSMINRGGLAGGQDDVDWQNGIALGQGSLMGAMESVSENVAANYAKLNEAHRQFAVGQGVDLSPEQWDKLSDSAREEIVQRLKTGNSQHSSRDTLGERVLGSVSDFVDQLTGTYADHSGWIDEGGEYTTRTCFVAGTLVHTKNGYKKIEEIAVGDYVLSYNQSSESLEYNRVVKTFVRETTRIYKIEYENGRIVETTETHPFYIEGKDWVSAKNLVVGDASVLSNESTLKVSSISIDDRFETVYNFEVENAHTYFVTEDAVLVHNKCVIKEPDPGRRQKLFDMMQSLTDDKLQMDANGNVTVAKEGSGKKNKGTILMREVIGNLNTTEIYGGEKPPEGMDILNGSQMMPQYGHGDRSLFSRIFEGSEEDFIAQKEIKNSTGTGFNSKIWLDIDRPKIIAQQNKKTGAIVNDKVMPLEFTLGHELIHSLHTMEGTRRPSWEKVYVNDYDFLRNAYDLQYIKTEEARTTGLQGGKCLRGVREASCMNASDEENYNIINNYFGSSQNDLMRESKYNYIRYGY, encoded by the coding sequence TTGCAGAAAACCGGTAACACACGTTTCAACGATATGTTGAGCACGATGACGCAGAACTGGGATTCTTGGAGAAGCGAGTTTAACGAAAAACAAAAAAAAGCGGAACAGGCTCATATCGATAACCTCGCAAAAACTCTCAAAGCGAAAGCGGATTGGGAGAAGGATGCGCTTTCTAACTTAAAAACGCAAGGCAACGGCTTTGAAATCCGCGGCGCGTATGATCAGATTCAGGGTATATTAGACTCTATGACGGCTAGTATGCCGACAGAAGTTGGAGCAACGGTAAACGCGAATACGATTCTAAACCAAGTGTTGCAGAATCGTCCTGCCGAATTGGATGCGGCCCTTGTACAACGAGGTGCGTATGCGGACGTTCAGTTTTTTGTGGATCAACTTCAAAAGACGAAGATTGACGATTCAACGATCAAGAATTTCCAAGACTTACGAAAGGAAATGGATGAATCCTCGAAGAAAGTCGTAGTTCTTCAGACGTTAGACAGCTTGTGGAGCTTGCCTGATTCTTTTCAAGAAACGATCAATGGTGCGAATGAGGCACTGAAAAAGCAGATCGCCTCGCAGGTAGCGAATGACGAATTCATTCCGATGGGAGACATGTTTGTTCGAAATGTCACGGGTCCTACAGGCGAAACGCAAACCCAAGTTCTTCCTGGTTACAATGCCTTTTTGTATTCAAAGCCTGACCGTCTTCCAACTCTGCGAGACAGTAACAATCGGGCATGGGATTTGACTGATTACAACGCTTTAACAGCAAACGGCGGTCCGAGCACTGTCGAACTTCAATCGATGGTGAAGCTTGCGCGGGAACAGATGACTCAGGATTTCAAAAAGACCTATGATCCTGAAAACACGTTCAACCGAGAAACTGCGGCGATCGCATTTGATCCAACGGCACAAGCGAAAGTCTTTCAGTCCGCACAATCAGCACTTCAGAGACTTTTTACCGATCCTCAGACCGCGTTAGAATTCGCGGCCGCCGATGACGAAGGCAAAGCGGCGATGAAACAATCTGCTTTGGATTCCGGTTACTTGGTCGGTCCGACCGAAGGTGGCTCTTTTGGCGATCATCACTTTAGTCAATTCTTTGCAATCTTAAAGATGAAAGAAAAATACAATGAGATCAAAAGCAAGGGAGAAGCTCTTCAGAAAGATCCATTGTACAAAGGTTTCGAAGGCGTAGGTGGAGCTGGTGCCGCAAAATTCTACGTTCAGAACAAGAGCACGATCAATGCGATCGATTCCGTATTGTCTACGATTCCGATCGTAAACAGAATCAACCCGCTTGCACTCATGAAGAGTGTTGTAAACGGAGGGATTCTCGGATTCGTAACGAACATAGCGTCCGTAGTTACTGAAACGGTAAGTACAGTAGTTTCGGCAATTGCCACTGCGGGAACCGCAGTGACGATCGTGAGTATGGATTATTCGTATGACCAAGGTTTCGGTGCGAAGGTGGATGTCGGGGTTGGTATCGGTCCTGCGAGAATTTCGTATGCAACAATCGGTTATTCAGAGTTTGGCGGTTTTGAAGCCAGCCTCGGAGCTACAGGAAAGATCGGTCCTGTGGAGGTCGGAGCACGGGTTACCTACAGCGAGAAGAACGGCTTTGGCGCATCGGCCAGCGCCGGAGTCGGACCTTTTACCGCCGGTTTGAATTATTCGCAACAAGGCGGATTTTCGGCGGCAGTCGGTTACAAGAATTCAAATGGTGCAGTCGTTGGTCTTGGATGGTCCGAGAAGGGCGGTGTTAGCGCGAACATCGGTATGGCGACGAAAGGTGGTTACGAAGGCGGTGTGTCTTTTAACAAAGACGAGGGTTTCGGCGTGTATGCGGCTAAAAACGAATTTAACAAATCGGGTCAGCTCACCGGAAGCAAAGCGATCACGTTTAATGAAAGGGATGGTGTTGGAGTAAAGTTAACGAGCAAAGATCCGAGTGGAGCGAACAGTAGCCTTGGTATCGATCCTCATACATCGGTAGCAATTTCTCAACGCGGCGGTGTATCCGTTGACTATGAAAATGCAAACGGCTTTGGCGGTTCGGTGAACGTAGGTTGGGACGGTAAGTATTCGGGTTCGGTGACTCAGAAATATAACGCTGGTATGAATGCTCGAGGAGTCAGAAGCGTTAGCTTTGATTCGGACGGTAACTACAGCAGTTCGAACAAGACGAGTATGATCAACCGTGGTGGTTTAGCTGGTGGTCAAGACGACGTAGATTGGCAGAATGGCATTGCCCTTGGTCAAGGTTCTCTTATGGGAGCGATGGAGAGCGTGAGCGAGAATGTAGCCGCTAATTATGCTAAGTTGAATGAAGCACACAGACAATTTGCAGTTGGCCAGGGTGTGGATCTTTCTCCAGAACAATGGGACAAGTTGTCCGATTCTGCTCGAGAGGAAATCGTACAACGCCTGAAAACCGGAAATTCTCAACACTCATCGAGAGATACGTTAGGAGAGAGAGTCCTTGGTTCAGTTTCCGATTTCGTGGATCAACTAACCGGAACGTATGCGGATCATTCCGGCTGGATTGATGAAGGCGGGGAATACACGACGCGAACTTGCTTTGTAGCGGGAACATTGGTTCACACCAAAAATGGTTACAAAAAGATCGAAGAGATCGCCGTAGGAGACTACGTATTATCTTACAATCAGTCATCGGAGTCGTTAGAATACAATCGAGTTGTGAAAACTTTCGTAAGAGAAACGACTCGGATCTACAAAATCGAGTATGAGAATGGGAGAATCGTCGAAACGACTGAAACTCACCCGTTCTACATAGAGGGCAAAGATTGGGTGAGTGCTAAGAATCTCGTTGTCGGAGACGCCTCCGTTCTTTCGAACGAATCAACATTGAAGGTTTCTTCTATTTCGATTGACGATCGTTTTGAGACGGTTTACAATTTTGAAGTCGAGAATGCTCACACTTACTTCGTTACAGAAGATGCCGTTCTTGTTCACAACAAGTGTGTGATTAAAGAGCCGGACCCAGGTCGTCGTCAAAAGCTATTCGATATGATGCAAAGCCTAACTGACGATAAACTTCAAATGGACGCGAATGGTAATGTGACTGTTGCTAAGGAAGGTTCCGGCAAAAAAAATAAAGGAACTATACTTATGCGAGAGGTAATCGGTAATCTCAATACAACTGAAATTTACGGAGGTGAAAAACCTCCAGAGGGAATGGATATTTTAAATGGATCACAAATGATGCCCCAGTATGGACACGGAGATCGAAGTCTTTTTTCAAGAATTTTTGAGGGAAGTGAAGAAGACTTTATTGCACAAAAAGAAATTAAAAATTCAACGGGGACCGGTTTTAATTCCAAAATTTGGTTGGATATCGATCGTCCAAAAATAATAGCACAACAGAATAAAAAAACAGGTGCAATTGTAAATGATAAAGTGATGCCACTTGAATTTACACTGGGTCATGAATTAATTCACTCACTTCATACTATGGAAGGAACTCGCCGACCATCTTGGGAAAAAGTGTACGTAAACGATTATGATTTTCTTAGAAATGCTTACGATTTGCAATATATAAAAACTGAAGAAGCGCGCACAACAGGTTTGCAGGGCGGAAAGTGCTTACGGGGGGTTCGCGAAGCCTCTTGCATGAATGCCTCAGATGAAGAAAATTATAATATTATAAACAATTATTTTGGATCTAGTCAAAATGACTTAATGCGTGAATCCAAATATAATTATATTCGATATGGCTATTAG